A single genomic interval of Antarcticibacterium arcticum harbors:
- the treS gene encoding maltose alpha-D-glucosyltransferase: MNNQTTPENQMYWYKDAVIYELHIKAFYDSNGDGVGDFEGLLQKLDYLEDLGVTAIWLLPFYPSPLRDDGYDIADYYTINPTYGDIKGFKKLIKEAHKRGLKIITELVINHTSDQHPWFQKARMAPPGSPERDYYVWTDDPNKYKDARIIFTDTEPSNWTWDPEAKAYFWHRFFSHQPDLNFDNPQVQEEIFKIMDFWCKMGVDGFRLDAVPYLFERENTNCENLPPTHDFLKKLRAHVDKHFDNKLLLAEANMWPEDSVAYFGDGDECHMNYHFPIMPRMFMALKMEDRYPIIDIIDQTPEIPESCQWAIFLRNHDELTLEMVTDEERDYMYKVYTKDPQARINVGIRHRLAPLLENNRSKIELMNVLLFSLPGTPVIYYGDEIGMGDNFYLGDRDGVRTPMQWSADRNAGFSDANPHKLYLPVIIDPEYKYESINVEAQKMNSSSLLWWMKRVIGMRKKFKAFGRGDINFLSPANAKIIAYTRTYEDEDLLVLANLSRFSQAAELDLEAYEGFTPVEVFSHNKFPKVTDQPYLFTMAPHGYYWFLLEKEKDHLEEIGETPELLVADWNHLFDTKTRNNLENNILPPYLHSCRWFGGKSRVIQNITIVNHIQIPVKDIPATLITIEINYNDGLPEVYQLPLGFANHKYEEVIRDIPKKGVIAKLRLKDEEGILFDAVYSEEFRNVLFKNIRKGRKLHNNSGNLVFYHSQGNASMGKGTVHSKILNAEQSNTSLIFDNKYFLKLYRKLDDTINPDLEITKYLSEKTDYQNAPKFVGAIEYNPDQKNIIVLGMMQDLIPNQGDAWDYTKDSLERFFENVMTSKDKIPEKASGKLTQSLIYEKLPDALKELIGVVFPERLHLMGQRTAEMHLALAAHPEEKNFEHEPFSLHYQRSLFSSLQSLTRSSFQNLQKNLKNLPPWLEEEAREVLEMKSDVLKCFKRVYIHKIPIMKIRTHGDFHLGQVLWTGKDFVIIDFEGEPARTFSERRLKRSPLRDVAGMVRSFHYAAYSSIMETEYTQQRKEGHLEDWAEVWYFHVTRLFLQGYLEKVGKSNFIPEKQEDFTILMETFLLEKAVYEMNYELNNRPDWLLIPLRGIKSIIGRYRNG, translated from the coding sequence ATGAATAATCAAACAACCCCCGAAAACCAAATGTACTGGTATAAAGATGCCGTAATCTATGAGCTGCACATAAAAGCCTTTTATGATAGTAATGGGGATGGCGTGGGAGATTTTGAAGGACTATTGCAAAAACTCGATTACCTTGAGGATCTGGGCGTAACGGCAATCTGGCTTCTGCCTTTTTATCCTTCCCCACTTAGGGATGATGGTTATGATATTGCCGATTATTATACTATAAACCCTACTTACGGAGATATAAAAGGTTTCAAAAAGCTTATAAAAGAAGCCCACAAACGGGGCCTTAAGATCATTACCGAACTTGTAATAAATCATACCTCAGATCAACACCCCTGGTTTCAAAAAGCCCGCATGGCCCCACCGGGTTCTCCTGAAAGAGATTATTATGTATGGACAGATGATCCCAATAAATATAAAGATGCAAGAATAATTTTTACAGATACTGAGCCATCAAACTGGACTTGGGATCCCGAGGCCAAAGCATATTTTTGGCACCGGTTCTTTTCCCATCAACCCGATCTAAATTTTGATAATCCCCAGGTACAGGAGGAGATCTTTAAAATAATGGATTTCTGGTGTAAAATGGGTGTAGATGGTTTCAGGCTGGACGCGGTACCTTATCTGTTTGAGAGGGAAAATACCAATTGTGAAAATTTACCTCCCACCCATGATTTTTTAAAGAAATTAAGGGCGCATGTAGATAAGCATTTTGACAACAAACTTTTACTGGCCGAAGCAAACATGTGGCCCGAAGATTCTGTAGCCTATTTTGGAGATGGGGATGAATGCCATATGAACTATCATTTTCCTATCATGCCCCGAATGTTCATGGCTCTTAAAATGGAAGACCGCTACCCTATTATAGATATAATAGACCAGACTCCTGAAATTCCGGAATCCTGCCAATGGGCAATATTCCTAAGGAACCATGACGAGCTAACCCTTGAAATGGTAACCGATGAGGAAAGGGATTATATGTATAAAGTATATACTAAAGATCCACAAGCCCGTATCAATGTAGGAATTAGACATAGGCTCGCACCCTTACTTGAAAATAACCGGAGTAAGATTGAATTGATGAATGTGCTTTTATTTTCCCTACCGGGCACGCCGGTTATTTATTATGGTGATGAGATAGGCATGGGTGATAATTTTTACCTGGGCGACAGGGATGGGGTAAGAACCCCTATGCAATGGAGTGCCGACAGAAATGCTGGGTTTTCAGATGCCAACCCACATAAACTCTATCTACCCGTAATAATTGATCCTGAATACAAATATGAATCAATTAATGTTGAGGCACAAAAAATGAATTCGTCCTCCCTGTTATGGTGGATGAAAAGAGTTATAGGGATGCGAAAAAAGTTTAAAGCCTTTGGACGCGGCGATATAAATTTTCTTTCCCCGGCAAATGCCAAGATTATAGCCTATACAAGAACTTATGAGGATGAAGACCTATTGGTGCTTGCAAATCTTTCCAGGTTCTCACAGGCTGCCGAACTGGATCTTGAAGCTTATGAAGGCTTTACCCCGGTAGAAGTCTTTAGCCATAACAAATTTCCTAAGGTAACAGATCAACCTTATTTATTTACGATGGCCCCGCATGGCTATTATTGGTTTCTCCTGGAGAAGGAAAAAGATCATTTGGAGGAAATTGGCGAAACCCCGGAATTATTAGTGGCCGACTGGAATCACCTGTTTGATACCAAGACGCGGAATAATTTGGAAAATAATATCCTCCCGCCTTATTTACATTCATGCCGGTGGTTTGGAGGAAAATCACGTGTAATACAAAATATTACAATTGTAAACCACATCCAGATTCCTGTAAAGGACATTCCTGCCACACTAATTACCATAGAAATTAATTACAATGATGGCCTTCCGGAGGTATACCAGCTCCCTCTTGGTTTTGCAAATCATAAATATGAAGAGGTGATAAGGGATATTCCCAAAAAAGGGGTGATCGCAAAACTTAGATTAAAGGATGAAGAAGGGATCCTTTTTGATGCTGTTTACAGCGAAGAATTCAGAAATGTCTTATTTAAAAACATAAGAAAAGGACGGAAATTGCATAATAACTCGGGAAATCTGGTTTTTTATCACAGCCAGGGGAACGCTTCAATGGGAAAAGGAACTGTTCACTCCAAGATCTTAAATGCTGAGCAAAGTAATACCTCACTAATTTTTGACAATAAATATTTTCTAAAACTGTACAGGAAATTAGATGATACCATTAATCCCGATCTGGAGATCACAAAGTATCTCTCCGAAAAAACAGATTATCAAAATGCTCCTAAATTCGTAGGGGCAATAGAATATAATCCTGATCAAAAAAATATAATTGTATTGGGGATGATGCAGGACCTTATACCCAACCAGGGAGACGCATGGGATTACACGAAAGATTCACTGGAGCGGTTTTTTGAAAATGTGATGACATCTAAAGACAAAATTCCTGAAAAAGCTTCAGGCAAACTCACACAATCCTTAATTTATGAAAAGCTACCGGATGCCTTAAAGGAATTAATTGGAGTGGTATTTCCTGAAAGGCTACATTTAATGGGGCAACGTACTGCAGAAATGCATCTGGCCCTGGCGGCTCACCCCGAAGAAAAGAATTTTGAGCATGAACCTTTTTCCCTCCATTATCAACGCTCACTTTTTTCTTCCTTACAATCCCTTACCAGGAGTTCCTTTCAGAACCTTCAAAAAAACCTGAAGAATTTACCGCCCTGGTTAGAAGAAGAAGCCAGAGAAGTACTTGAAATGAAAAGTGATGTTCTTAAATGTTTTAAAAGGGTTTACATACATAAAATCCCAATTATGAAAATAAGGACGCATGGTGATTTTCACCTGGGGCAGGTACTTTGGACCGGGAAGGATTTTGTGATAATTGATTTTGAGGGGGAACCGGCAAGAACTTTTAGTGAAAGGAGATTAAAACGCTCGCCTTTACGTGATGTGGCGGGAATGGTGAGGTCATTTCATTATGCCGCTTACAGCAGTATTATGGAAACAGAATATACGCAACAGAGAAAAGAGGGACATCTTGAAGACTGGGCAGAGGTGTGGTATTTTCATGTCACAAGATTGTTCCTTCAGGGATATCTTGAAAAAGTGGGAAAAAGCAACTTTATTCCCGAAAAGCAGGAAGACTTTACCATACTTATGGAAACCTTTTTACTTGAAAAGGCTGTATATGAAATGAATTATGAACTTAACAACCGCCCCGACTGGCTCTTAATTCCATTGCGGGGTATAAAATCTATAATTGGGAGGTATCGAAATGGCTAA
- the glgB gene encoding 1,4-alpha-glucan branching protein GlgB, which yields MKNAKDEKAEEKKFKDTSLISDYDIHLFKEGKHFHLYKKFGSHLMTQNGVKGVYFALWAPNAKQVSVIGDFNEWKKMAHPMKSRPDESGIWEVFIPEAKKGSLYKYFLRSTNGYEAEKGDPFAFMWETPPKTASVVWDLDSKWNDGEWMKDRKEKAGKPAPVSVYEMHIGSWKRVPEDGFRSLSYREMAKELPGYLKEMGFTHVEFMPVMEHPFFGSWGYQITGYFAPSSRFGNPQDFMFLIDALHQAGIGIILDWVPSHFPSDLHGLHYFDGTYLYEHEDPQKGFHPDWQSYIFNYGRNEVRSFLISNALFWLEKFHADGLRVDAVASMLYLDYSRKHGEWEPNKHGGNENLEAISFLKEFNEVVYAEFPDVITIAEESTAWPNVSKPTYMGGLGFGMKWMMGWMHDTLEYFKKDPIHRKHHQNTITFSTTYAFSENFMLPLSHDEVVYGKQALLNKMPGDNWNKFANLRALYSYMYAHSGTKLLFMGAEFAQIEEWDHDSSLDWHLTEQNSHKGIQQLISRLNELYKTEPALYEKSFEHDGFEWVDFNDTGNSVISFLRKGNNHLDTILVVANLTPVTRENYRIGVPEAGNWKEIFNSDNEKYGGSGVRNEEVFHSQKLPLHNKNNSVEITLPPMAVLYLKKKAIPL from the coding sequence ATAAAGAACGCGAAGGATGAAAAAGCTGAAGAAAAGAAGTTTAAGGACACTTCGCTGATCTCCGACTATGACATTCATCTTTTTAAAGAAGGAAAACATTTCCACCTGTATAAAAAATTTGGTTCTCATCTTATGACTCAAAACGGGGTAAAGGGAGTTTACTTTGCCTTATGGGCCCCCAATGCAAAACAGGTTTCGGTAATTGGGGATTTCAATGAATGGAAAAAAATGGCCCATCCTATGAAATCCAGGCCAGATGAGTCCGGTATATGGGAAGTGTTTATTCCGGAAGCTAAAAAAGGAAGCTTGTACAAGTATTTTCTACGCTCCACTAATGGCTATGAGGCTGAAAAAGGAGATCCTTTTGCATTTATGTGGGAAACACCTCCAAAAACAGCCTCTGTAGTGTGGGATCTGGATTCTAAATGGAATGATGGGGAATGGATGAAGGACCGTAAAGAGAAAGCTGGAAAACCTGCTCCTGTATCTGTGTATGAAATGCATATAGGTTCCTGGAAAAGAGTGCCTGAAGATGGGTTTCGATCCCTTTCCTATAGGGAAATGGCTAAGGAACTTCCCGGTTATTTAAAGGAAATGGGGTTCACCCATGTAGAATTTATGCCGGTAATGGAGCATCCTTTCTTTGGTTCCTGGGGTTACCAGATAACCGGTTATTTTGCGCCCTCCAGTAGATTTGGTAATCCGCAGGATTTCATGTTCTTAATAGATGCATTACATCAGGCCGGTATAGGAATTATTCTGGACTGGGTTCCCTCCCACTTCCCTTCAGACCTGCACGGATTGCATTATTTTGACGGTACCTATTTATACGAACACGAAGATCCTCAAAAAGGATTTCATCCAGATTGGCAAAGCTATATTTTCAATTACGGAAGAAATGAAGTAAGGTCTTTCCTCATAAGCAACGCCTTGTTCTGGCTGGAAAAATTCCATGCAGATGGTTTGCGGGTAGATGCAGTAGCCTCTATGCTTTATCTTGACTATTCAAGGAAGCACGGGGAATGGGAGCCCAACAAGCATGGAGGTAATGAAAATCTGGAAGCCATAAGTTTTCTAAAGGAATTCAATGAGGTAGTTTACGCCGAATTTCCAGATGTTATTACTATTGCCGAGGAATCTACCGCCTGGCCCAATGTTTCCAAACCCACGTATATGGGAGGATTGGGATTTGGAATGAAATGGATGATGGGCTGGATGCACGATACCCTGGAATATTTTAAAAAAGATCCTATTCACAGGAAGCACCATCAAAACACGATCACCTTCAGTACAACCTATGCTTTTTCTGAAAATTTTATGTTGCCGCTTTCCCATGATGAGGTAGTATATGGCAAACAGGCTCTTCTCAATAAAATGCCAGGGGATAACTGGAATAAATTTGCCAATTTGAGAGCCCTTTATTCCTATATGTATGCACATTCAGGAACAAAATTATTATTTATGGGAGCCGAATTTGCACAAATTGAGGAATGGGACCATGACTCCAGTCTTGACTGGCACCTCACCGAACAAAATTCCCATAAAGGTATACAGCAGCTTATTTCCCGGTTAAACGAACTATATAAAACCGAACCCGCGTTGTACGAAAAGAGTTTTGAACACGATGGTTTTGAATGGGTAGATTTCAATGATACCGGGAACAGTGTAATAAGTTTTTTGAGAAAAGGGAATAACCATCTGGATACAATTCTGGTGGTTGCAAACCTAACTCCTGTAACCCGTGAAAATTACAGAATTGGTGTGCCGGAGGCAGGAAACTGGAAAGAGATATTTAACAGCGATAATGAAAAATATGGAGGAAGCGGTGTGAGGAATGAGGAAGTATTTCATTCCCAGAAGCTGCCATTGCACAATAAAAATAATTCAGTAGAAATAACCTTACCTCCAATGGCGGTGTTATATTTAAAAAAGAAAGCTATTCCCTTATAA
- a CDS encoding 4Fe-4S binding protein has product MAIKITDECINCGACEPECPNTAIYEGADDWRFADGTDLEGNVILPNGHRANANDAQEPLSDEIYYIVADKCTECKGFHDEPQCAAVCPVDCCVPDEDNVETEEELLAKQRFLHSDGSALR; this is encoded by the coding sequence ATGGCTATTAAAATAACAGATGAATGCATTAACTGCGGGGCCTGCGAACCGGAGTGTCCAAATACTGCAATTTACGAAGGGGCAGATGACTGGCGTTTTGCTGATGGAACAGACCTTGAAGGCAACGTGATCCTTCCCAATGGGCACAGGGCAAATGCGAATGACGCACAGGAACCTTTAAGCGATGAGATCTATTACATTGTTGCAGATAAATGTACCGAATGTAAAGGATTTCATGATGAACCCCAATGCGCGGCAGTATGTCCTGTAGATTGTTGTGTACCAGATGAAGACAATGTGGAAACTGAAGAGGAATTACTTGCAAAACAAAGATTCCTGCACAGTGATGGCTCTGCATTACGATAA
- a CDS encoding acyl-CoA reductase encodes MTIQQRKDHLVMVGKFLGQFKDSGIVKDASIPNNDEFFLRFEEEIDRAIHYNGWFTRENVLFAVEEWSKALTEENLESWTSPYNFTRDNVKTVGIVMAGNIPMVGFHDFISVLLSGHRVLVKQSSNDQRLLPVIADYLKSLDSGYEEFISFTEGRMLNFDAVIATGSNNTSRYFEYYFAKKPSIIRKNRNSVAILTGKETNEQLQALGMDIFRYFGLGCRNVSKLYVPHGYNFDQFYKAIEPWSKLLDHAKYANNYDYNKAVYLMSEFKFLDNGFLILRESTDFGSPIATLFYETYRSKEELNTILANKKDDLQCIVSHNFISEEIPYGKTQYPQLWDYADKVDTLDFLQKL; translated from the coding sequence ATGACAATACAGCAGCGAAAAGACCATTTAGTTATGGTAGGTAAATTTTTAGGGCAATTCAAAGATTCCGGAATTGTTAAAGATGCATCTATTCCCAATAATGATGAGTTTTTTTTGCGCTTTGAAGAAGAAATAGATAGGGCTATTCATTATAATGGCTGGTTTACAAGAGAAAATGTGCTTTTTGCAGTGGAGGAATGGAGCAAAGCCCTTACCGAAGAGAATTTAGAAAGCTGGACCTCCCCTTACAACTTTACCAGGGATAACGTAAAAACCGTGGGTATCGTAATGGCGGGAAACATCCCTATGGTGGGATTCCACGATTTTATTTCCGTATTATTATCGGGCCACAGAGTTCTTGTGAAACAATCTTCCAATGACCAGCGATTATTACCTGTGATTGCAGATTATCTTAAAAGCCTGGATTCCGGGTATGAGGAGTTCATCTCATTTACAGAGGGAAGAATGCTCAATTTTGATGCGGTTATAGCCACGGGAAGTAATAATACTTCCAGGTATTTTGAATATTATTTTGCAAAGAAACCTTCCATTATCCGAAAGAATCGCAATTCTGTAGCCATTCTTACCGGCAAGGAAACTAACGAGCAATTGCAGGCGCTGGGAATGGATATATTCAGATATTTTGGATTGGGCTGTCGTAACGTCTCCAAGCTCTATGTTCCCCACGGCTATAATTTTGACCAGTTCTATAAAGCTATTGAACCCTGGTCTAAATTATTGGACCATGCCAAATATGCTAATAATTATGATTACAATAAAGCAGTTTACCTGATGAGCGAATTTAAATTCCTTGATAATGGTTTTCTGATACTTAGAGAATCCACCGATTTTGGCTCTCCAATAGCCACCTTATTCTATGAGACCTACAGATCTAAAGAGGAGCTTAATACTATTTTGGCAAATAAAAAGGATGATCTCCAATGCATTGTATCCCACAATTTTATTAGTGAGGAAATCCCATATGGAAAAACCCAATATCCACAGCTTTGGGATTATGCAGATAAGGTAGACACTCTGGATTTTTTACAAAAATTATAG
- the serC gene encoding 3-phosphoserine/phosphohydroxythreonine transaminase has product MKKHNYSAGPCILPQEVFKEASQATLDFNNSGLSILEISHRSKDFVDVMEEARSLSLELLGLEGKGYKALFLQGGASLQFLMVAYNLLEKKAAYLNTGTWAANAIKEAKLFGEVDVVASSEDKKFSYIPKKYDIPADADYFHCTSNNTIYGTQMKKFPATRIPLICDMSSDIFSRQLDFSKFDLIYAGAQKNMGPAGTTLVVIKEDILGEVSRKIPSMLNYKLHLDKDSMYNTPSVYAVYVSMLTLRWLKDLGGISAIEEQNKKKAALLYSEIDINPLFKGYTAVEDRSIMNATFTLSKESLKERFDSMWKEAGINGLNGHRSVGGYRASMYNALPLESVQILVDVMSDLERKA; this is encoded by the coding sequence ATGAAAAAACATAACTATAGTGCAGGCCCCTGTATTTTACCACAGGAGGTATTTAAGGAAGCCTCCCAGGCAACCCTCGATTTCAACAATTCAGGTTTATCCATTTTAGAAATATCGCATCGCAGTAAAGATTTTGTAGATGTAATGGAGGAAGCAAGGAGCCTTTCCCTTGAACTTCTGGGACTTGAAGGAAAAGGTTATAAAGCCTTATTCCTGCAGGGAGGTGCCAGCCTTCAGTTTTTAATGGTAGCCTATAATTTACTTGAAAAGAAGGCTGCCTATTTGAATACCGGTACCTGGGCTGCCAATGCCATTAAAGAAGCGAAATTATTTGGAGAAGTAGATGTTGTTGCTTCTTCAGAAGATAAAAAATTCAGCTACATTCCTAAAAAGTATGATATACCTGCAGATGCAGATTATTTTCATTGCACCAGTAACAATACAATTTACGGTACCCAGATGAAGAAATTTCCGGCCACCAGGATCCCTTTAATCTGCGATATGAGCAGTGATATATTTTCAAGACAGCTGGATTTCTCAAAATTTGACCTTATTTATGCAGGGGCCCAAAAGAATATGGGACCTGCCGGTACAACCTTGGTGGTTATTAAGGAGGATATCCTGGGGGAAGTGAGCCGCAAGATACCCTCTATGCTTAATTACAAACTCCACCTTGATAAGGATAGTATGTACAATACCCCTTCAGTATATGCAGTGTACGTTTCCATGCTTACTTTGCGCTGGTTAAAAGATCTGGGGGGAATTTCAGCGATTGAAGAACAAAATAAAAAGAAAGCAGCCCTGCTTTATTCGGAAATTGACATCAATCCTTTGTTTAAGGGATATACAGCTGTTGAGGACAGGTCTATAATGAATGCAACTTTTACGCTGAGTAAAGAATCTCTTAAAGAGCGTTTTGACAGTATGTGGAAAGAAGCAGGTATTAACGGTCTTAACGGGCACCGAAGCGTTGGTGGATACAGGGCCTCCATGTACAATGCGCTTCCATTGGAAAGCGTACAAATACTTGTTGATGTGATGAGTGACCTTGAGCGAAAAGCATAA
- a CDS encoding D-2-hydroxyacid dehydrogenase has product MKVLANDGISQNGIDALEKAGFEVILTKVAQEQLPKFLAEEKVDVLLVRSATQVRKDLIDACPNLKIIGRGGVGMDNIDVAYARNKGIKVINTPAASSASVAELVFAHLFGGVRFLYDANRNMPLSGDTKFGELKKNYSKGVELRGKTLGIVGMGKIGKEVAKIALGIGMKVIGSDDKVGHTDIALHFYNGQIVNVPIKTEPFNDLIKHSDFITLHVPAQEKPLIGKQEIAQMKDGVAIINTSRGGIIDEVALVDALESGKVSFAGLDVFENEPTPAIKVLMDHRISLSPHIGAATNEAQDRIGTELAEQIISILKREEA; this is encoded by the coding sequence ATGAAAGTTTTAGCAAACGATGGTATTTCTCAAAATGGAATTGATGCACTTGAGAAAGCCGGCTTTGAAGTGATATTAACAAAAGTTGCGCAGGAACAACTGCCTAAATTTCTTGCTGAAGAAAAGGTTGATGTCCTGCTGGTTCGCAGTGCAACCCAGGTAAGAAAAGACCTCATTGACGCCTGCCCCAATTTAAAAATAATTGGCCGTGGCGGGGTGGGAATGGATAATATAGATGTGGCCTATGCAAGAAATAAGGGAATAAAGGTTATTAATACTCCTGCAGCAAGTTCGGCTTCTGTGGCAGAACTGGTTTTCGCCCATTTGTTTGGAGGGGTAAGATTCCTTTATGACGCCAATAGAAATATGCCCTTAAGTGGTGATACAAAATTTGGGGAACTAAAAAAGAATTACTCAAAGGGTGTAGAATTACGTGGTAAAACCCTTGGGATAGTTGGGATGGGAAAAATTGGAAAGGAAGTTGCAAAAATAGCCCTGGGAATAGGAATGAAAGTGATAGGGAGTGATGATAAGGTAGGACATACAGATATTGCCCTGCACTTTTACAATGGCCAGATTGTAAATGTTCCTATAAAAACCGAACCCTTCAATGACCTGATAAAACATTCAGATTTTATCACATTGCATGTACCAGCACAGGAAAAACCGCTGATTGGAAAGCAGGAGATAGCACAAATGAAAGATGGTGTTGCTATTATAAATACTTCCCGCGGCGGAATTATAGATGAAGTTGCCCTGGTAGATGCACTGGAAAGCGGTAAAGTCTCATTTGCCGGCCTGGATGTTTTTGAAAATGAACCCACTCCCGCAATTAAGGTCCTTATGGACCATCGTATTTCCTTATCGCCTCATATTGGGGCCGCCACCAATGAAGCACAGGATCGCATTGGAACCGAACTTGCTGAACAGATCATATCTATACTTAAGAGAGAAGAGGCCTGA
- a CDS encoding DUF6146 family protein, with translation MKNLLYFIVIGLMIYGCGSGKDRDFTQDQIPVMANDTVRIANDSLEYEIIIIEPGFNLFINSIARPRGYHTQTYLENKNRFLVQEYNARVMSPQRYNPNLYVQEINYDPNVDYGYEVNYLLYNYFVFFSQEYNQRFSVPTRL, from the coding sequence ATGAAAAATCTTTTATACTTCATAGTAATAGGTCTAATGATCTATGGATGTGGATCTGGCAAAGACCGTGATTTTACCCAGGACCAGATCCCGGTAATGGCCAATGATACCGTACGAATTGCCAATGACAGCCTGGAATACGAGATCATAATTATTGAACCGGGATTTAATTTGTTTATCAACAGTATAGCCCGGCCCCGCGGGTACCATACCCAAACCTACCTGGAGAATAAAAACCGATTCCTGGTTCAGGAATACAATGCAAGGGTTATGAGTCCTCAAAGGTACAATCCCAATTTGTACGTACAGGAAATAAATTATGATCCTAATGTAGACTATGGATATGAAGTAAATTACCTGCTTTATAATTACTTCGTTTTCTTCTCCCAGGAATATAATCAACGCTTCTCAGTTCCTACACGACTTTAA
- a CDS encoding DUF6787 family protein, whose protein sequence is MNKLKKRWGIESNFQIVLILIVFAITGSTSAKLAGPLCDLLGFNQENSPWYLYWFLRIVLIFPIYQVLLVFFGWVFGQFEFFWQFEKKMLSRLGFSRFFN, encoded by the coding sequence ATGAATAAATTGAAAAAGCGCTGGGGTATTGAATCTAATTTTCAGATCGTCCTGATTCTTATAGTGTTTGCAATTACAGGTTCTACTTCTGCAAAACTGGCGGGGCCTTTATGCGACCTGCTTGGTTTTAACCAGGAAAATTCTCCCTGGTACCTGTACTGGTTTCTAAGAATTGTGCTAATATTCCCAATTTATCAGGTATTACTGGTATTTTTTGGATGGGTTTTTGGCCAGTTTGAATTCTTCTGGCAGTTTGAGAAAAAAATGCTTAGCCGCCTGGGATTTTCAAGGTTTTTCAATTAG